From Methanosarcina lacustris Z-7289, one genomic window encodes:
- a CDS encoding nitroreductase family protein, producing the protein MAQIIVDKDLCTRCGICVKICPSGIIDPVDEAHLPQIQETNVSHCLNCGHCEAFCPSQALILNLRPDEKVSLPAGAGTISQVDIEYYLKKRRSVRHFTREPVPKEKILEVLDIARYAASGTNGQPVQWLVVHDPEKVRKIAELTIEWMKSLVNTPHPMSGYVPALISTWEQGYDVICRDAPHLLFAHIPENSPIAPVDAIIALTHFDIAAPAFGIGTCWAGFVAAAAMFYEPLQKELDLPAGRKFAYAMMFGHPKYKEYGIPRRKPLEVMWK; encoded by the coding sequence ATGGCTCAAATTATCGTTGATAAGGACCTCTGTACGAGGTGCGGCATTTGTGTAAAGATATGCCCGTCAGGTATTATCGATCCAGTTGATGAGGCTCATCTCCCGCAGATTCAGGAAACAAACGTTTCACACTGTCTCAACTGCGGGCACTGCGAGGCTTTCTGCCCGTCTCAGGCTCTCATCCTGAACCTTCGCCCTGATGAAAAAGTTTCCCTACCCGCCGGTGCCGGTACCATCTCCCAGGTGGACATAGAGTATTATCTCAAGAAACGCAGGTCTGTTCGACATTTTACCAGAGAGCCTGTGCCAAAGGAGAAAATTCTTGAAGTCCTGGATATTGCCCGCTACGCTGCATCTGGAACCAACGGTCAGCCGGTGCAGTGGCTCGTTGTCCATGATCCGGAGAAAGTCAGGAAGATTGCCGAGCTTACCATTGAATGGATGAAGAGTCTTGTGAACACCCCCCACCCGATGAGCGGTTACGTACCTGCACTTATTTCGACATGGGAGCAGGGATACGATGTCATCTGCCGGGACGCTCCACACCTGCTTTTCGCCCATATCCCCGAAAATAGCCCGATTGCACCTGTCGATGCTATCATCGCCCTTACCCATTTTGATATAGCTGCTCCAGCATTCGGAATCGGAACCTGCTGGGCTGGCTTTGTTGCGGCGGCTGCCATGTTCTACGAACCTCTCCAGAAGGAACTCGACCTGCCCGCAGGACGAAAGTTTGCCTATGCAATGATGTTCGGCCACCCGAAATACAAAGAATACGGAATCCCTCGCAGGAAGCCCCTTGAGGTTATGTGGAAATAA
- a CDS encoding KAP family P-loop NTPase fold protein, protein MFNPDRAIKSSSEDELNRKKFAEVIGKAILKSHINESLVIGILGKWGSGKTSIVNMTLEHIEYNSLLYESEKKPIIVRFNPWNYSEQNQLIYHFFNQLSNDLKMSDRPAHLDKIGDLLKTFAMVLCIGTIIPGIRLPALLGSELLKSGGGAAESLGNLLGKDLNRIKKDISEQLEKQESKIIIVIDDIDRLNDKEIRQIFQLVKSLADFPKTVYILTFDRNVVVKAIEMDNVGNGNEYLEKIVQIPIEIPTISKTEIERKLENHLVDFFKDVPGDEFNPVHWGNIYQSGFKFFFKNIRDFNRYFNVLKFYSEVIKDEVNIIDFCAITALQVFTPNVYQEIRQNKMVFTGTGGSLSQSDKDKYKEISDSIIKLSNEDTQIYLKDYLKRLFPKLSVIYGDFFQVTDSQLLWTKNRRICSEIFFDRYFKFSLSDEEISQNDIKLLLASGKNYEKLYLKAQELNLSKKSLNFLTIFPDYIDKIEKENIGSFVTLLLDVADSFTQDESLISITDARIHHLMESLLLKLDNQEERFDVLINCLEKATRGIYTIVLEVTRFRDEFDNTKENVSMEKLVLDSAQLDVLENIAKDKIKIWDKKGRLDGYRDIRFILYQWKKWGVEKENIDNVISRILQDDSKLINFISDFVSKRVGGPITDLVSTTHYSIELKHVEEFVNLDKVEPRIKEIYLSGFLEGRTEREIRTVKLFLDTFGNVRKSDYENY, encoded by the coding sequence ATGTTTAATCCGGATAGAGCTATAAAATCTTCAAGTGAAGATGAGCTAAATAGAAAAAAGTTTGCAGAAGTTATAGGCAAAGCCATTTTAAAAAGCCATATAAACGAAAGTCTTGTAATCGGAATCCTTGGAAAATGGGGCTCAGGAAAAACATCTATTGTGAACATGACACTTGAGCACATAGAATATAATTCTTTATTATATGAATCAGAAAAAAAACCAATTATTGTTCGCTTTAATCCTTGGAATTATTCAGAACAAAATCAACTAATTTACCACTTTTTTAATCAATTATCTAATGATCTTAAAATGTCTGATAGACCTGCTCATCTTGATAAAATTGGAGATTTATTGAAAACATTTGCTATGGTACTCTGTATCGGGACTATTATTCCTGGCATTCGTCTTCCAGCTTTATTAGGTTCGGAATTACTAAAATCAGGAGGGGGAGCTGCAGAAAGCTTAGGTAATTTGCTTGGAAAAGATTTAAACAGAATTAAGAAAGATATTTCTGAACAATTAGAAAAACAGGAATCCAAGATAATTATCGTAATAGATGATATTGATCGTCTAAATGATAAGGAAATAAGGCAAATTTTTCAACTCGTAAAATCGTTAGCTGACTTCCCGAAAACAGTTTACATACTTACTTTTGATAGAAATGTAGTGGTAAAAGCAATCGAGATGGATAATGTAGGAAATGGAAACGAATACTTAGAGAAAATTGTTCAAATCCCTATTGAGATACCGACAATATCAAAAACGGAGATTGAAAGAAAACTTGAGAATCATCTTGTGGATTTTTTTAAAGATGTTCCAGGGGATGAATTTAATCCAGTTCATTGGGGAAATATTTATCAAAGTGGATTTAAGTTTTTTTTCAAGAATATAAGAGACTTTAATCGCTACTTTAACGTATTGAAGTTTTATTCTGAGGTAATAAAAGACGAAGTGAATATAATTGACTTTTGCGCTATAACTGCACTACAAGTGTTTACTCCAAATGTATATCAAGAAATTAGACAAAATAAAATGGTTTTTACTGGAACAGGCGGATCACTAAGTCAAAGTGATAAAGATAAGTACAAAGAAATCTCCGATTCCATTATTAAATTGTCAAACGAAGATACTCAAATATATCTAAAAGATTATCTAAAACGCTTATTCCCAAAATTAAGTGTAATTTATGGGGATTTTTTTCAGGTTACTGATTCACAGTTATTGTGGACAAAGAATCGCCGAATATGTAGTGAAATCTTTTTTGATAGATATTTTAAGTTTTCTTTATCAGATGAGGAAATTTCGCAAAATGATATCAAGTTGCTTTTAGCTAGTGGAAAAAATTATGAGAAACTCTATTTAAAGGCACAAGAACTTAATCTTAGCAAAAAAAGTTTAAATTTCCTGACTATTTTTCCGGATTATATAGATAAAATTGAAAAAGAAAATATTGGGTCTTTCGTTACACTCTTATTGGATGTTGCGGACTCATTTACACAGGACGAATCTTTAATTTCTATAACAGATGCGAGAATTCACCATCTTATGGAATCTCTTCTCTTAAAATTAGATAATCAAGAAGAAAGATTTGACGTTTTAATAAATTGTCTCGAAAAAGCTACAAGAGGTATATACACTATTGTTTTGGAAGTAACGAGATTTAGGGATGAGTTTGATAATACAAAAGAGAATGTTTCGATGGAAAAATTGGTATTAGATTCAGCTCAACTTGATGTATTGGAGAATATAGCCAAAGATAAAATAAAAATATGGGACAAAAAAGGCCGGCTGGATGGATACAGAGATATCAGATTTATTCTATATCAATGGAAAAAGTGGGGTGTAGAGAAAGAAAATATTGATAATGTAATTAGTAGAATACTCCAAGATGATAGTAAATTAATCAACTTCATATCAGATTTTGTGTCTAAACGTGTTGGTGGTCCCATCACAGATTTAGTTTCGACAACTCATTATAGTATCGAACTCAAACACGTTGAAGAATTTGTGAATTTAGACAAAGTAGAGCCTAGAATAAAAGAGATTTATTTGTCTGGATTTTTGGAAGGTAGGACCGAAAGAGAAATACGAACCGTGAAACTCTTTTTAGATACTTTTGGAAATGTAAGAAAATCAGACTATGAAAATTATTAA
- a CDS encoding DEAD/DEAH box helicase: MTISNEASAEMETVELEPLREDKKQIFEDILEYFETHQRGYIKVPTGWGKTFLSKHIMKKYYEEGKLVLFLISKNNPLLSQTYYNRKRTAPLFPNSALLSSEQKVARKEIAEALKKSGQEKGEGFVLFASLQTVLGKQASEIRELLLEYTDLAIVDEIHNFINNRGNNFLNEFGERTKILGMTATPFQGVVGNVKFVDEIAGDMKEVYAKTLPECILDEELAPLKYTIAESSEDIFEIFDFEKGLDELDRQDLYLDCSTVDKLKKVIRRTQLAKDVYDSMVKQKNTKTLVFCAPVRKRVYGAGEDGEEINAFHAKLTASVFNGEISIPELEKASDPVLPLDFENYTPEGEFTYAAFMTSELPKEEQSSLLAAFRETGKPPYVLCTVGMLIEGFDFPGLETLILLRPTLSMRLFEQQIGRVTRLSPASGKDRGNIFEIADNIDSLYQHFGDGVFNGEKVDQVQMLQPEIRLEELFSEGDAARAIEEGKIEICKVDFKNFRKGKGKGKNVHASEVPVRLPPTTLRAKYFSRLLAITEEKDIGAFEREKRELMRGALRFRVRELRDAEELATLSTQINKLKREAYEDRRLGDVSRQHKPKVFGEIEWLLKLQALNSLKYYGARISMPEKNKILRTLGFDPDIRKLDSYRLKCLKIGSAQKTIPELIKVLGFVSRLSSSETYQFLDKKKKEQWKREFLPAIYWGFCFIDDSPELRELFESTEWDRRVKNIIRQK; the protein is encoded by the coding sequence ATGACAATTTCAAATGAAGCCTCAGCCGAAATGGAAACCGTCGAGCTCGAGCCCTTGAGGGAAGATAAGAAACAAATCTTTGAGGATATTCTGGAATATTTTGAAACCCATCAGAGAGGTTATATCAAAGTCCCCACTGGCTGGGGCAAGACCTTTCTTTCAAAACATATAATGAAAAAATATTACGAGGAAGGAAAACTTGTACTTTTCCTTATTTCGAAAAACAATCCTCTTCTTAGCCAGACTTACTACAACAGGAAGAGAACCGCACCCCTCTTTCCCAATAGTGCGCTCCTCTCTTCCGAACAGAAGGTAGCTAGAAAAGAGATTGCAGAAGCCCTTAAAAAATCCGGGCAGGAAAAAGGTGAAGGCTTTGTGCTCTTTGCTTCTCTGCAGACAGTACTCGGAAAACAGGCATCCGAAATCAGAGAACTGCTTCTCGAATATACCGACCTTGCAATCGTGGATGAGATCCACAACTTCATTAATAACAGGGGAAACAACTTTCTTAATGAGTTCGGAGAACGGACTAAAATCCTGGGGATGACTGCAACTCCTTTCCAGGGTGTGGTCGGAAATGTCAAATTCGTGGACGAAATTGCCGGGGATATGAAAGAGGTCTATGCAAAGACTCTTCCTGAGTGTATCCTTGACGAAGAACTTGCACCCCTTAAGTATACGATTGCTGAAAGTTCGGAGGATATATTTGAGATATTCGATTTTGAGAAAGGACTGGATGAACTTGACAGGCAGGACCTTTACCTTGACTGCAGCACTGTTGACAAATTGAAAAAAGTTATCCGTAGAACCCAGCTCGCAAAAGATGTGTACGATTCGATGGTAAAGCAGAAGAACACAAAGACCCTTGTATTCTGCGCCCCTGTCCGGAAACGTGTCTATGGAGCCGGGGAAGACGGAGAGGAGATCAACGCATTTCATGCAAAGCTCACTGCCTCGGTTTTCAACGGGGAAATCTCTATCCCGGAGCTGGAAAAAGCTTCTGATCCTGTCTTACCTCTTGATTTTGAGAATTATACTCCTGAAGGGGAGTTCACATATGCTGCTTTTATGACCTCTGAACTGCCTAAGGAAGAACAGAGTTCTCTTCTTGCCGCCTTCAGGGAGACAGGAAAACCGCCCTATGTCCTGTGCACGGTCGGCATGCTGATCGAAGGCTTTGATTTTCCGGGGCTTGAAACCCTTATCCTTTTGCGGCCAACTCTGAGTATGCGGCTCTTTGAACAGCAGATAGGAAGGGTTACAAGGCTTTCTCCGGCTTCCGGGAAGGATAGGGGAAACATCTTTGAGATCGCGGACAACATTGACTCCCTCTACCAGCACTTCGGAGACGGGGTTTTCAACGGGGAAAAGGTTGACCAGGTACAGATGCTCCAGCCTGAAATCCGCCTCGAAGAGCTGTTCTCCGAAGGAGATGCCGCCCGGGCAATTGAGGAAGGAAAAATCGAAATCTGCAAGGTGGACTTCAAAAACTTCAGAAAAGGAAAGGGAAAAGGAAAGAATGTACACGCAAGTGAGGTCCCTGTCAGGCTTCCCCCAACTACCCTCAGGGCAAAATATTTCTCGCGCCTTCTTGCCATTACCGAGGAAAAGGACATCGGGGCCTTTGAACGGGAAAAGCGGGAACTTATGCGGGGAGCCTTAAGGTTCAGGGTCAGGGAACTCAGAGACGCAGAAGAGCTCGCAACCCTTTCCACTCAGATAAACAAGCTCAAGAGGGAAGCCTACGAAGACCGCAGGTTAGGGGATGTTTCAAGACAGCACAAGCCCAAAGTCTTCGGGGAAATTGAATGGCTTCTTAAACTTCAGGCTTTAAATTCCCTGAAGTATTACGGTGCGCGTATTTCGATGCCCGAGAAAAATAAAATTTTAAGGACCCTGGGATTCGACCCTGATATCAGGAAGCTAGACAGCTACAGGCTAAAGTGCCTGAAAATTGGTTCTGCCCAGAAGACTATTCCAGAACTTATCAAAGTTCTCGGGTTCGTAAGCCGCCTATCATCTTCCGAGACCTACCAGTTCCTTGATAAAAAGAAAAAAGAACAGTGGAAAAGGGAGTTTTTGCCTGCAATCTACTGGGGTTTCTGCTTTATTGACGATTCTCCGGAACTCAGGGAGCTTTTCGAGTCCACGGAATGGGACCGGCGGGTCAAAAACATTATCAGGCAGAAGTAA
- a CDS encoding threonine--tRNA ligase gives MQLLLIHSDYIEYQTKKQTPVAEKIEESLKSGRLEEALTAFTAVESVDEANPEEAIKKAVSEIEKVATQVKTDRIMLYPYAHLSSDLSSPKVAVEVLKGIETALSGKYEVKRAPFGWYKAFTISCKGHPLSELSRNIRPDGTAKAVCKTVAVEEKEEVVSEALKAEGTARSYWRILTLDGELHEVESFDLTPYPKLQKFVNYEMSKSRAVERAPPHVELMRRLELADYEPGSDSGNMRYYPKGRLVKSLLENYVLDVATDFGAMEVETPIMYDMNHPTLKKYLDRFPARQYSIESDKRQMFLRFAACFGQFLMNHDMTISYKNLPLRMIEMTRYSFRKEQRGELVGLRRLRAFTMPDMHTLCEDMDQAVNQFKQQYDLCIDVLENVGIHIDDYEVAIRFTKDFYESNKDLVVSMAKTVNKPVLVEMWDTRFFYFVLKFEFNFVDALDKASALSTVQIDVENAERYDISYASADGKLERPTVLHCSPSGAIERCIYALLEKAAMETEEGKVPMLPLWLSPTQVRVVPVSEKHLAFAEEFSKKLDCRVDVDDRDLSIGKKVREAGREWVPYVVVIGDKEIEEGTVNVTIRSESEQNKPKKVQMTPEELNTRIKEETAGKPYRKLPLAKYLSARPKFF, from the coding sequence ATGCAGTTATTGCTCATTCACTCTGACTATATTGAATACCAAACCAAAAAACAAACTCCAGTTGCTGAAAAAATAGAAGAGTCCTTAAAGTCAGGTAGACTTGAGGAAGCTCTCACTGCTTTTACGGCTGTGGAAAGCGTGGATGAAGCCAATCCAGAAGAAGCCATAAAAAAGGCTGTTTCTGAAATCGAAAAGGTAGCAACCCAGGTCAAAACTGACCGCATAATGCTTTATCCATATGCCCACCTGAGCTCTGACCTTTCTTCCCCTAAAGTTGCAGTAGAGGTCTTAAAAGGCATTGAGACAGCCCTCTCCGGAAAATATGAGGTCAAAAGGGCTCCTTTTGGCTGGTACAAAGCCTTTACCATAAGCTGTAAGGGGCATCCCCTCTCCGAACTTTCCAGGAACATCCGTCCCGACGGAACAGCAAAAGCAGTGTGCAAAACTGTGGCAGTCGAGGAAAAAGAAGAGGTAGTTTCCGAAGCTTTGAAAGCCGAAGGTACTGCCAGGTCCTACTGGCGCATCCTGACTCTGGACGGGGAACTCCATGAAGTCGAGAGCTTTGACCTCACCCCTTACCCGAAACTACAGAAGTTTGTGAATTATGAAATGTCCAAAAGCAGGGCAGTTGAGCGTGCTCCTCCTCATGTTGAACTCATGCGGAGGCTTGAGCTTGCAGACTACGAGCCAGGGTCAGACTCCGGAAATATGCGTTATTACCCAAAGGGAAGGCTTGTAAAGTCTCTTCTTGAAAATTATGTGCTTGATGTCGCAACCGATTTCGGGGCAATGGAAGTTGAAACTCCCATCATGTACGACATGAACCACCCGACTCTTAAGAAGTACCTTGACAGGTTCCCTGCAAGGCAGTATTCTATTGAGTCTGATAAGCGGCAGATGTTCCTGCGTTTTGCAGCCTGTTTCGGGCAATTCCTGATGAACCACGACATGACGATCTCCTACAAGAACCTGCCTTTAAGGATGATCGAAATGACCCGCTACAGTTTCAGAAAGGAACAGCGCGGGGAGCTTGTGGGCTTAAGAAGGCTCAGGGCTTTTACCATGCCTGATATGCATACTCTATGTGAGGACATGGACCAGGCTGTAAACCAGTTCAAACAGCAGTATGACCTCTGCATCGACGTGCTTGAAAATGTGGGGATACACATTGACGATTATGAGGTTGCCATCCGCTTCACAAAGGACTTCTATGAGTCTAATAAAGACCTGGTAGTCAGCATGGCAAAGACCGTTAACAAGCCCGTGCTTGTGGAGATGTGGGACACCCGTTTCTTCTACTTCGTGCTCAAGTTCGAGTTTAACTTCGTAGATGCTCTTGACAAGGCAAGTGCCCTTTCCACTGTCCAGATCGATGTGGAAAATGCCGAAAGGTACGATATATCTTATGCGAGCGCAGACGGCAAACTGGAAAGACCTACTGTTCTCCACTGCTCTCCAAGCGGAGCAATCGAACGCTGTATCTATGCTCTCCTTGAAAAGGCTGCAATGGAAACCGAAGAAGGAAAAGTCCCTATGCTTCCTTTATGGCTTTCTCCCACTCAGGTAAGGGTTGTGCCGGTTTCCGAAAAACACCTCGCTTTTGCTGAAGAGTTTTCAAAGAAACTGGACTGCAGGGTTGATGTTGATGACCGCGACCTGTCCATAGGAAAGAAGGTAAGGGAAGCGGGCAGGGAATGGGTGCCGTATGTTGTGGTTATTGGAGATAAGGAAATAGAGGAAGGCACGGTTAACGTAACCATCCGGTCCGAGTCCGAACAGAATAAGCCTAAAAAAGTTCAGATGACCCCGGAAGAACTGAATACCCGTATAAAAGAAGAAACTGCTGGCAAGCCCTACAGAAAGCTGCCTCTTGCAAAGTATCTTTCTGCAAGACCAAAGTTCTTCTAA
- a CDS encoding AI-2E family transporter has product MRFNYPPDGVSQIIASRWKIGIAIALAVLLFFAFLILLPLADGIVLGIVFAYIARPVQVKFGKYRKIGALIASLFIFVPIVFIVGAGVVEILNQVSWIIEHQTSVMRGILDFINALEIPEMYVERINTAIWNLFTSLLPAVGSIGLISYAQSIGLFVINFIVSIFFCYFLLADGDRLYCAFLGVIPGEYQDVVNRYAAHLDLILRGVFIGNAYAALIVSVTSVIVFYAFGFPHVLALATLIFIASVIPLFAGYMVLVPLAFMRYFEQGVESAFLFFVVSSLVIYGPPELILRPFLTGMKSKIHPMLLMLSFLGGAFVGGIAGFFAAPILLGALVAAYRVYQEQIHPELAAQADLYLKNLTKYCRN; this is encoded by the coding sequence ATGCGATTTAATTACCCACCTGACGGAGTCAGCCAGATTATTGCCAGCCGCTGGAAAATAGGAATAGCCATTGCATTAGCTGTGCTTTTGTTCTTCGCTTTTCTGATCCTGTTGCCCCTGGCAGACGGAATCGTACTCGGGATAGTCTTTGCTTATATCGCCAGGCCTGTCCAGGTGAAATTTGGAAAGTACCGAAAAATCGGGGCTCTGATAGCCAGTCTTTTCATTTTCGTCCCTATAGTATTCATAGTAGGAGCCGGAGTTGTTGAGATCCTTAACCAGGTCTCCTGGATTATTGAACACCAGACTTCAGTCATGCGCGGAATTTTAGATTTTATAAATGCTCTGGAAATTCCGGAAATGTATGTTGAAAGGATAAATACTGCTATCTGGAACCTCTTTACCTCCCTGCTCCCTGCAGTCGGCAGCATAGGGCTAATCTCATATGCCCAGAGCATCGGTCTCTTTGTTATTAATTTCATAGTTTCGATCTTCTTCTGTTATTTTCTACTTGCCGATGGGGACAGGCTTTACTGCGCTTTTCTTGGCGTGATCCCGGGTGAGTACCAGGACGTTGTAAACCGTTATGCAGCTCATCTGGACCTTATCCTGAGGGGAGTTTTCATAGGCAATGCTTATGCTGCCCTTATAGTGAGCGTGACTTCAGTTATCGTTTTTTACGCTTTTGGATTTCCCCATGTGCTGGCACTTGCAACCCTTATCTTCATAGCATCGGTTATCCCTCTTTTTGCCGGGTATATGGTGCTTGTGCCCCTGGCTTTTATGCGTTATTTTGAACAGGGGGTTGAAAGTGCATTTCTGTTTTTTGTGGTTTCTTCCCTTGTAATTTATGGCCCTCCCGAACTGATCCTCAGGCCTTTCCTGACCGGCATGAAATCAAAGATCCATCCGATGCTGCTCATGCTTTCTTTCTTAGGAGGGGCTTTTGTGGGGGGTATTGCAGGTTTTTTTGCAGCCCCTATTCTTCTGGGGGCACTGGTTGCAGCTTACAGAGTTTATCAGGAGCAGATTCATCCTGAACTGGCAGCACAGGCTGACCTCTACCTCAAAAATCTGACAAAATACTGCCGTAACTGA
- a CDS encoding phosphoadenosine phosphosulfate reductase domain-containing protein produces the protein MQQKKEKYQTSSSQKQQRNSSDRKGQKTHEKRAENRSLDFNEKSSARKSSGAEKPPGPALSNKKFSPRFEYEDDYIFWCRKCNLPLIGEGCGICGGKGEILHLSQPADVRFCSPYERELLAEQLISAFGCDPLGDRLILLNKIPGEDKTDEVIVDGFIFGVLRFELSEMDYSFEPSLQGAKILLKSAEGRKVELKKTNRHLNGKNVEAGVIESFAENIKAGDFVLVTAGNLSGYGVSYIGGADFAALKNLAKPEVQSGTGVQPEILAQSEIIAQSESEPSSETGTKVIRVRKVDSSDAFLHPEIPDLRACIEANKKHLQVLGKNAINTIRGIISRNEHRDLPVYVSFSGGKDSLVVLDLAKSALKQREFKAFFLNTGIEFPETVEFARDLCREMKVPLEEMSAGSSFWEQVVKFGPPAKDFRWCCKVCKLASAGDLETGKGACSLSGKEAANAVAYLTIDGKRKHESFSRARIAASETNPFVPNQLNIFPIREWRALEVWLYIYWRGLSYNPLYDQGFERVGCWLCPSALAAEYARVKELHPEMHARWNAFLLEWAKKHGLSEKFVEHGFWRWKELPPKMLRLAEELGISVLAEEKAEDFEIEVVGGISPCKAGGFSVEAGVKGIREKEAADFINVLGKTVYAEELGMLLVKTGTGTVKFFSNGNLLVSSETKEKAVCLFKEAAKQFIRLSRCTGCGICEKACPVGAISIKEGKPHVSETCIRCGKCMESCVVTRYFDKLVPGLDEKLKV, from the coding sequence ATGCAGCAGAAAAAAGAAAAATATCAGACTTCCAGCTCACAAAAACAACAACGAAACAGTTCGGACAGGAAAGGACAGAAAACCCATGAAAAGAGGGCCGAAAACAGGTCCCTGGATTTTAATGAAAAATCCTCTGCCAGAAAGAGCTCTGGCGCTGAAAAACCTCCCGGTCCGGCTCTTTCAAATAAAAAATTCTCTCCTCGTTTTGAATATGAAGATGACTACATTTTCTGGTGCCGGAAGTGCAACCTGCCCCTCATAGGGGAAGGGTGCGGGATCTGTGGCGGCAAAGGCGAGATACTCCATCTTTCCCAGCCGGCAGATGTCAGGTTCTGTTCCCCCTATGAGAGAGAACTCCTGGCAGAGCAGCTAATTTCCGCCTTCGGCTGCGACCCTCTGGGAGACCGACTTATTCTCCTTAACAAAATTCCCGGAGAAGACAAAACTGACGAGGTTATCGTAGACGGTTTTATTTTCGGAGTGCTCCGTTTCGAACTTTCGGAAATGGACTACAGCTTTGAGCCTTCCCTTCAGGGAGCAAAAATCCTCCTCAAATCTGCTGAAGGCAGAAAAGTCGAGCTCAAGAAAACAAACAGGCACCTTAATGGAAAAAACGTGGAAGCAGGGGTTATAGAGTCTTTTGCCGAAAACATTAAAGCGGGAGATTTTGTCCTTGTGACTGCGGGTAACCTGAGCGGATATGGAGTTTCTTATATTGGCGGTGCGGATTTTGCAGCCCTGAAAAACCTGGCAAAACCCGAAGTTCAGTCCGGGACCGGGGTTCAACCTGAAATTCTAGCCCAATCTGAGATCATAGCCCAATCTGAGTCAGAACCCTCATCCGAGACCGGAACAAAAGTTATCAGGGTCAGAAAGGTTGATAGTAGCGATGCTTTCCTGCATCCCGAGATTCCGGATTTAAGGGCATGCATAGAAGCTAACAAAAAACACCTGCAGGTCCTTGGGAAAAATGCCATCAACACCATCCGCGGGATTATTTCCAGAAACGAGCATCGGGACCTGCCCGTGTATGTTTCATTCAGCGGGGGAAAAGACAGTCTCGTGGTGCTGGACCTGGCAAAGTCTGCTCTCAAGCAGAGGGAGTTTAAGGCTTTTTTCCTGAACACGGGGATTGAATTCCCTGAAACTGTGGAGTTTGCCCGGGATTTATGCCGCGAAATGAAAGTCCCGCTTGAAGAAATGAGTGCAGGCTCCTCTTTCTGGGAGCAGGTGGTAAAATTCGGGCCTCCTGCAAAGGACTTTCGCTGGTGCTGCAAGGTCTGCAAACTGGCTTCTGCAGGAGACCTGGAAACAGGGAAAGGAGCCTGTTCCCTTTCAGGAAAGGAGGCTGCAAATGCAGTTGCCTACCTGACAATAGACGGCAAGCGGAAGCATGAGTCCTTTTCCAGGGCACGAATTGCGGCAAGTGAAACAAACCCCTTCGTCCCGAACCAGCTCAACATCTTCCCCATCCGGGAATGGCGGGCTCTTGAAGTCTGGCTCTATATCTACTGGAGAGGGCTTTCCTACAACCCCCTTTACGACCAAGGCTTTGAGAGAGTTGGGTGCTGGCTCTGCCCATCTGCCCTTGCTGCCGAATATGCCCGGGTAAAAGAGCTGCACCCTGAGATGCACGCAAGGTGGAATGCCTTCCTGCTTGAGTGGGCAAAAAAGCACGGGCTTTCGGAAAAGTTCGTAGAGCATGGGTTCTGGCGCTGGAAAGAGCTGCCTCCGAAAATGCTAAGGCTGGCAGAGGAGCTTGGAATCTCTGTCCTTGCGGAAGAAAAAGCTGAAGACTTTGAAATTGAGGTGGTTGGAGGAATTTCCCCCTGCAAAGCAGGAGGCTTTTCTGTCGAGGCAGGAGTTAAGGGCATCAGGGAAAAAGAAGCTGCGGATTTCATCAATGTGCTTGGAAAGACTGTTTATGCAGAAGAACTGGGCATGCTGCTGGTCAAAACCGGGACCGGGACTGTGAAGTTTTTTTCGAATGGAAACCTGCTCGTAAGCTCGGAAACAAAGGAAAAAGCTGTCTGCCTTTTTAAGGAGGCTGCAAAACAATTTATCAGGCTTTCCCGCTGTACGGGATGTGGTATCTGTGAGAAAGCCTGTCCTGTCGGGGCGATTTCAATTAAAGAAGGAAAGCCTCATGTAAGTGAAACCTGTATTAGGTGTGGAAAATGTATGGAGTCCTGCGTAGTAACCAGGTATTTTGATAAACTTGTGCCCGGACTGGATGAAAAATTAAAAGTTTGA